Proteins encoded together in one Bactrocera neohumeralis isolate Rockhampton chromosome 4, APGP_CSIRO_Bneo_wtdbg2-racon-allhic-juicebox.fasta_v2, whole genome shotgun sequence window:
- the LOC126756962 gene encoding uncharacterized protein LOC126756962 isoform X2, with protein sequence MQQTRSQRRQSSHLFQMQDGLSPKKTAVIIVTVVGCIAILWPKVFYPMMFGSNVPAKSGNLKDQLGPGGCCDVVIDRDKFLNETPTEIGPQLYRKQLNLYTGEMSLRQERPAHLHPESIYQAMRERGRAIPATTPTVPILERKGSASNPPPRVVDGRPGPIPGMRPPMGAGSMHQPQARAGNSMGFIMPLYTIGIIVFFGYTIMKIVFKRSTPNAPYGPMPTNPDFRKEVFGQENGRQVDEAHNSKLGWREHQARSKPYEKISSGGGGGGVASGSELYNASLATATAASILSTQLKQHTHGIPSTFGGAGTGAGGSLAAGYSKETEQLMEIEKLRKKLEDTEKAMAKLIAEMNSDQYEAKKSSENPTSNFGDISNGHTKSEQEHEHGGYKDTNERYLANSETPSNVDREHKHEVQSPISKTTSDAEQKNIQQRMKREGSADRSVAVLGMEVTASCEGGQKWTGRPPTPVFFSHHEHSNGNNESQAPEPQSIYLEGALAHESQILVTDSEIKTEEVYDKELNGSPEEPAVVLSSKMTLSLINLDTSHENNYVENQPEIESPLADDIEIIGADEK encoded by the exons atgcaaCAAACGCGTTCACAGCGGAGGCAATCCAGTCATCTTTTCCAAATGCAAGATGGACTGAGTCCTAAAAAAACAGCCGTCATAATTGTGACCGTAGTTGGTTGCATTGCAATACTTTGGCCGAAGGTATTCTACCCGATGATGTTCGGTAGCAACGTGCCCGCGAAAAGTGGAAATTTAAAGGATCAACTTGGACCGGGAG GTTGTTGTGATGTTGTTATTGACAGAGATAAATTTCTGAATGAAACTCCAACAGAAATCGGTCCACAATTGTATCGCAAGCAACTGAATTTATATACCGGAGAGATGA GTTTACGGCAGGAGCGTCCAGCACATTTACATCCCGAATCCATCTATCAAGCGATGCGTGAACGGGGTCGTGCCATTCCTGCAACTACACCGACAGTGCCAATTTTGGAGCGCAAAGGATCAGCCAGCAATCCACCGCCACGTGTCGTTGATGGCCGG CCTGGCCCTATTCCCGGAATGCGCCCACCCATGGGCGCCGGATCTATGCATCAACCGCAGGCCCGCGCTGGTAATAGTATGGGCTTCATAATGCCACTTTATACAATTGGGATAATAGTCTTCTTCGGTTACACGATTATGAag ATAGTGTTCAAGCGGTCAACGCCGAATGCACCTTATGGACCCATGCCTACCAACCCCGACTTTAGAAAAGAAGTCTTTGGTCAAGAAAATGGCAGACAAGTTGACGAAGCGCATAATTCTAAACTAG GGTGGCGCGAACATCAAGCAA GGTCAAAACCATATGAAAAAATCAGcagtggtggtggcggcggcggtgtTGCAAGTGGCAGCGAGCTTTACAATGCCAGTTTGGCTACTGCCACGGCGGCATCCATTCTTTCGACGCAGCTGAAGCAGCACACTCATGGCATACCCAGCACTTTTGGTGGTGCTGGCACTGGCGCTGGGGGAAGCTTGGCTGCCGGATACAGCAAGGAAACTGAACAATTGATGGAAATTGAGAAATTGCGTAAAAAACTTGAGGATACCGAAAAGGCGATGGCAAAATTGATCGCAGAAATGAACTCAGACCAATACGAAGCTAAG AAATCAAGCGAAAATCCGACATCGAACTTTGGAGACATTTCCAATGGGCATACGAAATCTGAGCAGGAACATGAGCATGGAGGTTATAAAGATACAAACGAGCGATATCTGGCGAATAGTGAAACTCCCTCGAATGTAGATAGAGAACATAAACATGAAGTTCAGAGTCCTATTAGTAAAACCACAAGCGATGCTGAACAAAAGAACATCCAACAACGAATGAAAAGGGAAGGCAGTGCTGATCGATCAGTGGCG GTTCTTGGAATGGAGGTGACAGCAAGTTGTGAGGGTGGCCAAAAGTGGACAGGCCGCCCTCCAACACCTGTTTTCTTTTCGCACCATGAGCAT TCCAATGGTAATAACGAAAGTCAGGCGCCTGAACCGCAATCCATCTACTTGGAAGGTGCTTTGGCGCACGAGTCACAAATATTGGTTACCGATTCGGAAATAAAAACAGAGGAAGTTTATGACAAAGAGTTGAATGGGTCACCAGAGGAGCCAGCG GTGGTGTTGAGTAGTAAGATGACATTATCGCTAATCAATTTGGATACAAGTCATGAAAATAATTATGTGGAAAATCAACCGGAAATCGAAAGTCCCCTGGCGGATGATATCGAAATAATTGGTGCTGacgaaaaatag
- the LOC126756962 gene encoding uncharacterized protein LOC126756962 isoform X4 codes for MQQTRSQRRQSSHLFQMQDGLSPKKTAVIIVTVVGCIAILWPKVFYPMMFGSNVPAKSGNLKDQLGPGGCCDVVIDRDKFLNETPTEIGPQLYRKQLNLYTGEMNSNPGLRQERPAHLHPESIYQAMRERGRAIPATTPTVPILERKGSASNPPPRVVDGRPGPIPGMRPPMGAGSMHQPQARAGNSMGFIMPLYTIGIIVFFGYTIMKIVFKRSTPNAPYGPMPTNPDFRKEVFGQENGRQVDEAHNSKLGWREHQARSKPYEKISSGGGGGGVASGSELYNASLATATAASILSTQLKQHTHGIPSTFGGAGTGAGGSLAAGYSKETEQLMEIEKLRKKLEDTEKAMAKLIAEMNSDQYEAKKSSENPTSNFGDISNGHTKSEQEHEHGGYKDTNERYLANSETPSNVDREHKHEVQSPISKTTSDAEQKNIQQRMKREGSADRSVASNGNNESQAPEPQSIYLEGALAHESQILVTDSEIKTEEVYDKELNGSPEEPAVVLSSKMTLSLINLDTSHENNYVENQPEIESPLADDIEIIGADEK; via the exons atgcaaCAAACGCGTTCACAGCGGAGGCAATCCAGTCATCTTTTCCAAATGCAAGATGGACTGAGTCCTAAAAAAACAGCCGTCATAATTGTGACCGTAGTTGGTTGCATTGCAATACTTTGGCCGAAGGTATTCTACCCGATGATGTTCGGTAGCAACGTGCCCGCGAAAAGTGGAAATTTAAAGGATCAACTTGGACCGGGAG GTTGTTGTGATGTTGTTATTGACAGAGATAAATTTCTGAATGAAACTCCAACAGAAATCGGTCCACAATTGTATCGCAAGCAACTGAATTTATATACCGGAGAGATGA ATTCTAATCCAGGTTTACGGCAGGAGCGTCCAGCACATTTACATCCCGAATCCATCTATCAAGCGATGCGTGAACGGGGTCGTGCCATTCCTGCAACTACACCGACAGTGCCAATTTTGGAGCGCAAAGGATCAGCCAGCAATCCACCGCCACGTGTCGTTGATGGCCGG CCTGGCCCTATTCCCGGAATGCGCCCACCCATGGGCGCCGGATCTATGCATCAACCGCAGGCCCGCGCTGGTAATAGTATGGGCTTCATAATGCCACTTTATACAATTGGGATAATAGTCTTCTTCGGTTACACGATTATGAag ATAGTGTTCAAGCGGTCAACGCCGAATGCACCTTATGGACCCATGCCTACCAACCCCGACTTTAGAAAAGAAGTCTTTGGTCAAGAAAATGGCAGACAAGTTGACGAAGCGCATAATTCTAAACTAG GGTGGCGCGAACATCAAGCAA GGTCAAAACCATATGAAAAAATCAGcagtggtggtggcggcggcggtgtTGCAAGTGGCAGCGAGCTTTACAATGCCAGTTTGGCTACTGCCACGGCGGCATCCATTCTTTCGACGCAGCTGAAGCAGCACACTCATGGCATACCCAGCACTTTTGGTGGTGCTGGCACTGGCGCTGGGGGAAGCTTGGCTGCCGGATACAGCAAGGAAACTGAACAATTGATGGAAATTGAGAAATTGCGTAAAAAACTTGAGGATACCGAAAAGGCGATGGCAAAATTGATCGCAGAAATGAACTCAGACCAATACGAAGCTAAG AAATCAAGCGAAAATCCGACATCGAACTTTGGAGACATTTCCAATGGGCATACGAAATCTGAGCAGGAACATGAGCATGGAGGTTATAAAGATACAAACGAGCGATATCTGGCGAATAGTGAAACTCCCTCGAATGTAGATAGAGAACATAAACATGAAGTTCAGAGTCCTATTAGTAAAACCACAAGCGATGCTGAACAAAAGAACATCCAACAACGAATGAAAAGGGAAGGCAGTGCTGATCGATCAGTGGCG TCCAATGGTAATAACGAAAGTCAGGCGCCTGAACCGCAATCCATCTACTTGGAAGGTGCTTTGGCGCACGAGTCACAAATATTGGTTACCGATTCGGAAATAAAAACAGAGGAAGTTTATGACAAAGAGTTGAATGGGTCACCAGAGGAGCCAGCG GTGGTGTTGAGTAGTAAGATGACATTATCGCTAATCAATTTGGATACAAGTCATGAAAATAATTATGTGGAAAATCAACCGGAAATCGAAAGTCCCCTGGCGGATGATATCGAAATAATTGGTGCTGacgaaaaatag
- the LOC126756962 gene encoding uncharacterized protein LOC126756962 isoform X3, with product MQQTRSQRRQSSHLFQMQDGLSPKKTAVIIVTVVGCIAILWPKVFYPMMFGSNVPAKSGNLKDQLGPGGCCDVVIDRDKFLNETPTEIGPQLYRKQLNLYTGEMNSNPGLRQERPAHLHPESIYQAMRERGRAIPATTPTVPILERKGSASNPPPRVVDGRPGPIPGMRPPMGAGSMHQPQARAGNSMGFIMPLYTIGIIVFFGYTIMKIVFKRSTPNAPYGPMPTNPDFRKEVFGQENGRQVDEAHNSKLGSKPYEKISSGGGGGGVASGSELYNASLATATAASILSTQLKQHTHGIPSTFGGAGTGAGGSLAAGYSKETEQLMEIEKLRKKLEDTEKAMAKLIAEMNSDQYEAKKSSENPTSNFGDISNGHTKSEQEHEHGGYKDTNERYLANSETPSNVDREHKHEVQSPISKTTSDAEQKNIQQRMKREGSADRSVAVLGMEVTASCEGGQKWTGRPPTPVFFSHHEHSNGNNESQAPEPQSIYLEGALAHESQILVTDSEIKTEEVYDKELNGSPEEPAVVLSSKMTLSLINLDTSHENNYVENQPEIESPLADDIEIIGADEK from the exons atgcaaCAAACGCGTTCACAGCGGAGGCAATCCAGTCATCTTTTCCAAATGCAAGATGGACTGAGTCCTAAAAAAACAGCCGTCATAATTGTGACCGTAGTTGGTTGCATTGCAATACTTTGGCCGAAGGTATTCTACCCGATGATGTTCGGTAGCAACGTGCCCGCGAAAAGTGGAAATTTAAAGGATCAACTTGGACCGGGAG GTTGTTGTGATGTTGTTATTGACAGAGATAAATTTCTGAATGAAACTCCAACAGAAATCGGTCCACAATTGTATCGCAAGCAACTGAATTTATATACCGGAGAGATGA ATTCTAATCCAGGTTTACGGCAGGAGCGTCCAGCACATTTACATCCCGAATCCATCTATCAAGCGATGCGTGAACGGGGTCGTGCCATTCCTGCAACTACACCGACAGTGCCAATTTTGGAGCGCAAAGGATCAGCCAGCAATCCACCGCCACGTGTCGTTGATGGCCGG CCTGGCCCTATTCCCGGAATGCGCCCACCCATGGGCGCCGGATCTATGCATCAACCGCAGGCCCGCGCTGGTAATAGTATGGGCTTCATAATGCCACTTTATACAATTGGGATAATAGTCTTCTTCGGTTACACGATTATGAag ATAGTGTTCAAGCGGTCAACGCCGAATGCACCTTATGGACCCATGCCTACCAACCCCGACTTTAGAAAAGAAGTCTTTGGTCAAGAAAATGGCAGACAAGTTGACGAAGCGCATAATTCTAAACTAG GGTCAAAACCATATGAAAAAATCAGcagtggtggtggcggcggcggtgtTGCAAGTGGCAGCGAGCTTTACAATGCCAGTTTGGCTACTGCCACGGCGGCATCCATTCTTTCGACGCAGCTGAAGCAGCACACTCATGGCATACCCAGCACTTTTGGTGGTGCTGGCACTGGCGCTGGGGGAAGCTTGGCTGCCGGATACAGCAAGGAAACTGAACAATTGATGGAAATTGAGAAATTGCGTAAAAAACTTGAGGATACCGAAAAGGCGATGGCAAAATTGATCGCAGAAATGAACTCAGACCAATACGAAGCTAAG AAATCAAGCGAAAATCCGACATCGAACTTTGGAGACATTTCCAATGGGCATACGAAATCTGAGCAGGAACATGAGCATGGAGGTTATAAAGATACAAACGAGCGATATCTGGCGAATAGTGAAACTCCCTCGAATGTAGATAGAGAACATAAACATGAAGTTCAGAGTCCTATTAGTAAAACCACAAGCGATGCTGAACAAAAGAACATCCAACAACGAATGAAAAGGGAAGGCAGTGCTGATCGATCAGTGGCG GTTCTTGGAATGGAGGTGACAGCAAGTTGTGAGGGTGGCCAAAAGTGGACAGGCCGCCCTCCAACACCTGTTTTCTTTTCGCACCATGAGCAT TCCAATGGTAATAACGAAAGTCAGGCGCCTGAACCGCAATCCATCTACTTGGAAGGTGCTTTGGCGCACGAGTCACAAATATTGGTTACCGATTCGGAAATAAAAACAGAGGAAGTTTATGACAAAGAGTTGAATGGGTCACCAGAGGAGCCAGCG GTGGTGTTGAGTAGTAAGATGACATTATCGCTAATCAATTTGGATACAAGTCATGAAAATAATTATGTGGAAAATCAACCGGAAATCGAAAGTCCCCTGGCGGATGATATCGAAATAATTGGTGCTGacgaaaaatag
- the LOC126756962 gene encoding uncharacterized protein LOC126756962 isoform X1: MQQTRSQRRQSSHLFQMQDGLSPKKTAVIIVTVVGCIAILWPKVFYPMMFGSNVPAKSGNLKDQLGPGGCCDVVIDRDKFLNETPTEIGPQLYRKQLNLYTGEMNSNPGLRQERPAHLHPESIYQAMRERGRAIPATTPTVPILERKGSASNPPPRVVDGRPGPIPGMRPPMGAGSMHQPQARAGNSMGFIMPLYTIGIIVFFGYTIMKIVFKRSTPNAPYGPMPTNPDFRKEVFGQENGRQVDEAHNSKLGWREHQARSKPYEKISSGGGGGGVASGSELYNASLATATAASILSTQLKQHTHGIPSTFGGAGTGAGGSLAAGYSKETEQLMEIEKLRKKLEDTEKAMAKLIAEMNSDQYEAKKSSENPTSNFGDISNGHTKSEQEHEHGGYKDTNERYLANSETPSNVDREHKHEVQSPISKTTSDAEQKNIQQRMKREGSADRSVAVLGMEVTASCEGGQKWTGRPPTPVFFSHHEHSNGNNESQAPEPQSIYLEGALAHESQILVTDSEIKTEEVYDKELNGSPEEPAVVLSSKMTLSLINLDTSHENNYVENQPEIESPLADDIEIIGADEK; the protein is encoded by the exons atgcaaCAAACGCGTTCACAGCGGAGGCAATCCAGTCATCTTTTCCAAATGCAAGATGGACTGAGTCCTAAAAAAACAGCCGTCATAATTGTGACCGTAGTTGGTTGCATTGCAATACTTTGGCCGAAGGTATTCTACCCGATGATGTTCGGTAGCAACGTGCCCGCGAAAAGTGGAAATTTAAAGGATCAACTTGGACCGGGAG GTTGTTGTGATGTTGTTATTGACAGAGATAAATTTCTGAATGAAACTCCAACAGAAATCGGTCCACAATTGTATCGCAAGCAACTGAATTTATATACCGGAGAGATGA ATTCTAATCCAGGTTTACGGCAGGAGCGTCCAGCACATTTACATCCCGAATCCATCTATCAAGCGATGCGTGAACGGGGTCGTGCCATTCCTGCAACTACACCGACAGTGCCAATTTTGGAGCGCAAAGGATCAGCCAGCAATCCACCGCCACGTGTCGTTGATGGCCGG CCTGGCCCTATTCCCGGAATGCGCCCACCCATGGGCGCCGGATCTATGCATCAACCGCAGGCCCGCGCTGGTAATAGTATGGGCTTCATAATGCCACTTTATACAATTGGGATAATAGTCTTCTTCGGTTACACGATTATGAag ATAGTGTTCAAGCGGTCAACGCCGAATGCACCTTATGGACCCATGCCTACCAACCCCGACTTTAGAAAAGAAGTCTTTGGTCAAGAAAATGGCAGACAAGTTGACGAAGCGCATAATTCTAAACTAG GGTGGCGCGAACATCAAGCAA GGTCAAAACCATATGAAAAAATCAGcagtggtggtggcggcggcggtgtTGCAAGTGGCAGCGAGCTTTACAATGCCAGTTTGGCTACTGCCACGGCGGCATCCATTCTTTCGACGCAGCTGAAGCAGCACACTCATGGCATACCCAGCACTTTTGGTGGTGCTGGCACTGGCGCTGGGGGAAGCTTGGCTGCCGGATACAGCAAGGAAACTGAACAATTGATGGAAATTGAGAAATTGCGTAAAAAACTTGAGGATACCGAAAAGGCGATGGCAAAATTGATCGCAGAAATGAACTCAGACCAATACGAAGCTAAG AAATCAAGCGAAAATCCGACATCGAACTTTGGAGACATTTCCAATGGGCATACGAAATCTGAGCAGGAACATGAGCATGGAGGTTATAAAGATACAAACGAGCGATATCTGGCGAATAGTGAAACTCCCTCGAATGTAGATAGAGAACATAAACATGAAGTTCAGAGTCCTATTAGTAAAACCACAAGCGATGCTGAACAAAAGAACATCCAACAACGAATGAAAAGGGAAGGCAGTGCTGATCGATCAGTGGCG GTTCTTGGAATGGAGGTGACAGCAAGTTGTGAGGGTGGCCAAAAGTGGACAGGCCGCCCTCCAACACCTGTTTTCTTTTCGCACCATGAGCAT TCCAATGGTAATAACGAAAGTCAGGCGCCTGAACCGCAATCCATCTACTTGGAAGGTGCTTTGGCGCACGAGTCACAAATATTGGTTACCGATTCGGAAATAAAAACAGAGGAAGTTTATGACAAAGAGTTGAATGGGTCACCAGAGGAGCCAGCG GTGGTGTTGAGTAGTAAGATGACATTATCGCTAATCAATTTGGATACAAGTCATGAAAATAATTATGTGGAAAATCAACCGGAAATCGAAAGTCCCCTGGCGGATGATATCGAAATAATTGGTGCTGacgaaaaatag
- the LOC126756962 gene encoding uncharacterized protein LOC126756962 isoform X7, with the protein MQQTRSQRRQSSHLFQMQDGLSPKKTAVIIVTVVGCIAILWPKVFYPMMFGSNVPAKSGNLKDQLGPGGCCDVVIDRDKFLNETPTEIGPQLYRKQLNLYTGEMNSNPGLRQERPAHLHPESIYQAMRERGRAIPATTPTVPILERKGSASNPPPRVVDGRPGPIPGMRPPMGAGSMHQPQARAGNSMGFIMPLYTIGIIVFFGYTIMKIVFKRSTPNAPYGPMPTNPDFRKEVFGQENGRQVDEAHNSKLGWREHQAIVTAIQGLIDAADEQIKLRENNATSDTPKKSSENPTSNFGDISNGHTKSEQEHEHGGYKDTNERYLANSETPSNVDREHKHEVQSPISKTTSDAEQKNIQQRMKREGSADRSVAVLGMEVTASCEGGQKWTGRPPTPVFFSHHEHSNGNNESQAPEPQSIYLEGALAHESQILVTDSEIKTEEVYDKELNGSPEEPAVVLSSKMTLSLINLDTSHENNYVENQPEIESPLADDIEIIGADEK; encoded by the exons atgcaaCAAACGCGTTCACAGCGGAGGCAATCCAGTCATCTTTTCCAAATGCAAGATGGACTGAGTCCTAAAAAAACAGCCGTCATAATTGTGACCGTAGTTGGTTGCATTGCAATACTTTGGCCGAAGGTATTCTACCCGATGATGTTCGGTAGCAACGTGCCCGCGAAAAGTGGAAATTTAAAGGATCAACTTGGACCGGGAG GTTGTTGTGATGTTGTTATTGACAGAGATAAATTTCTGAATGAAACTCCAACAGAAATCGGTCCACAATTGTATCGCAAGCAACTGAATTTATATACCGGAGAGATGA ATTCTAATCCAGGTTTACGGCAGGAGCGTCCAGCACATTTACATCCCGAATCCATCTATCAAGCGATGCGTGAACGGGGTCGTGCCATTCCTGCAACTACACCGACAGTGCCAATTTTGGAGCGCAAAGGATCAGCCAGCAATCCACCGCCACGTGTCGTTGATGGCCGG CCTGGCCCTATTCCCGGAATGCGCCCACCCATGGGCGCCGGATCTATGCATCAACCGCAGGCCCGCGCTGGTAATAGTATGGGCTTCATAATGCCACTTTATACAATTGGGATAATAGTCTTCTTCGGTTACACGATTATGAag ATAGTGTTCAAGCGGTCAACGCCGAATGCACCTTATGGACCCATGCCTACCAACCCCGACTTTAGAAAAGAAGTCTTTGGTCAAGAAAATGGCAGACAAGTTGACGAAGCGCATAATTCTAAACTAG GGTGGCGCGAACATCAAGCAA TTGTAACAGCAATTCAAGGTTTAATTGATGCTGCCGATGAGCAAATAAAATTACGAGAGAATAATGCGACTTCAGATACACCTAAG AAATCAAGCGAAAATCCGACATCGAACTTTGGAGACATTTCCAATGGGCATACGAAATCTGAGCAGGAACATGAGCATGGAGGTTATAAAGATACAAACGAGCGATATCTGGCGAATAGTGAAACTCCCTCGAATGTAGATAGAGAACATAAACATGAAGTTCAGAGTCCTATTAGTAAAACCACAAGCGATGCTGAACAAAAGAACATCCAACAACGAATGAAAAGGGAAGGCAGTGCTGATCGATCAGTGGCG GTTCTTGGAATGGAGGTGACAGCAAGTTGTGAGGGTGGCCAAAAGTGGACAGGCCGCCCTCCAACACCTGTTTTCTTTTCGCACCATGAGCAT TCCAATGGTAATAACGAAAGTCAGGCGCCTGAACCGCAATCCATCTACTTGGAAGGTGCTTTGGCGCACGAGTCACAAATATTGGTTACCGATTCGGAAATAAAAACAGAGGAAGTTTATGACAAAGAGTTGAATGGGTCACCAGAGGAGCCAGCG GTGGTGTTGAGTAGTAAGATGACATTATCGCTAATCAATTTGGATACAAGTCATGAAAATAATTATGTGGAAAATCAACCGGAAATCGAAAGTCCCCTGGCGGATGATATCGAAATAATTGGTGCTGacgaaaaatag
- the LOC126756962 gene encoding uncharacterized protein LOC126756962 isoform X8 gives MQQTRSQRRQSSHLFQMQDGLSPKKTAVIIVTVVGCIAILWPKVFYPMMFGSNVPAKSGNLKDQLGPGGCCDVVIDRDKFLNETPTEIGPQLYRKQLNLYTGEMNSNPGLRQERPAHLHPESIYQAMRERGRAIPATTPTVPILERKGSASNPPPRVVDGRPGPIPGMRPPMGAGSMHQPQARAGNSMGFIMPLYTIGIIVFFGYTIMKIVFKRSTPNAPYGPMPTNPDFRKEVFGQENGRQVDEAHNSKLVVTAIQGLIDAADEQIKLRENNATSDTPKKSSENPTSNFGDISNGHTKSEQEHEHGGYKDTNERYLANSETPSNVDREHKHEVQSPISKTTSDAEQKNIQQRMKREGSADRSVAVLGMEVTASCEGGQKWTGRPPTPVFFSHHEHSNGNNESQAPEPQSIYLEGALAHESQILVTDSEIKTEEVYDKELNGSPEEPAVVLSSKMTLSLINLDTSHENNYVENQPEIESPLADDIEIIGADEK, from the exons atgcaaCAAACGCGTTCACAGCGGAGGCAATCCAGTCATCTTTTCCAAATGCAAGATGGACTGAGTCCTAAAAAAACAGCCGTCATAATTGTGACCGTAGTTGGTTGCATTGCAATACTTTGGCCGAAGGTATTCTACCCGATGATGTTCGGTAGCAACGTGCCCGCGAAAAGTGGAAATTTAAAGGATCAACTTGGACCGGGAG GTTGTTGTGATGTTGTTATTGACAGAGATAAATTTCTGAATGAAACTCCAACAGAAATCGGTCCACAATTGTATCGCAAGCAACTGAATTTATATACCGGAGAGATGA ATTCTAATCCAGGTTTACGGCAGGAGCGTCCAGCACATTTACATCCCGAATCCATCTATCAAGCGATGCGTGAACGGGGTCGTGCCATTCCTGCAACTACACCGACAGTGCCAATTTTGGAGCGCAAAGGATCAGCCAGCAATCCACCGCCACGTGTCGTTGATGGCCGG CCTGGCCCTATTCCCGGAATGCGCCCACCCATGGGCGCCGGATCTATGCATCAACCGCAGGCCCGCGCTGGTAATAGTATGGGCTTCATAATGCCACTTTATACAATTGGGATAATAGTCTTCTTCGGTTACACGATTATGAag ATAGTGTTCAAGCGGTCAACGCCGAATGCACCTTATGGACCCATGCCTACCAACCCCGACTTTAGAAAAGAAGTCTTTGGTCAAGAAAATGGCAGACAAGTTGACGAAGCGCATAATTCTAAACTAG TTGTAACAGCAATTCAAGGTTTAATTGATGCTGCCGATGAGCAAATAAAATTACGAGAGAATAATGCGACTTCAGATACACCTAAG AAATCAAGCGAAAATCCGACATCGAACTTTGGAGACATTTCCAATGGGCATACGAAATCTGAGCAGGAACATGAGCATGGAGGTTATAAAGATACAAACGAGCGATATCTGGCGAATAGTGAAACTCCCTCGAATGTAGATAGAGAACATAAACATGAAGTTCAGAGTCCTATTAGTAAAACCACAAGCGATGCTGAACAAAAGAACATCCAACAACGAATGAAAAGGGAAGGCAGTGCTGATCGATCAGTGGCG GTTCTTGGAATGGAGGTGACAGCAAGTTGTGAGGGTGGCCAAAAGTGGACAGGCCGCCCTCCAACACCTGTTTTCTTTTCGCACCATGAGCAT TCCAATGGTAATAACGAAAGTCAGGCGCCTGAACCGCAATCCATCTACTTGGAAGGTGCTTTGGCGCACGAGTCACAAATATTGGTTACCGATTCGGAAATAAAAACAGAGGAAGTTTATGACAAAGAGTTGAATGGGTCACCAGAGGAGCCAGCG GTGGTGTTGAGTAGTAAGATGACATTATCGCTAATCAATTTGGATACAAGTCATGAAAATAATTATGTGGAAAATCAACCGGAAATCGAAAGTCCCCTGGCGGATGATATCGAAATAATTGGTGCTGacgaaaaatag